The DNA sequence AAAAGCTGTCAATGtccaaatactttttaaaattttacttttccctCTTTGATCACAAGTCTCTGCTCAAATTACTGTCACCACACAcctttttcagcttctttttGCTTTGAATGGGGCATGATTTTCTTGTgctgtttcttttgcatttggtCCGGCTAATCTTCACAGATATCATATATTCCACTCCAGTTGTGAGCTGCCGAGAAAGAGTGGCACGGTTAGTGTTGACTCCAAGCATCCAGTTGCTGAACTTCTCTAGGAAAAGCTAGGCCATGAAGCCCCAGGACCCACAATCCCTGTTTCCAGACCTCATACAGTAAAAGCatgtctccctcctctcccagagGGACGATGCACAGTATCAGCTGAAGCCCTTGGTTAGCCCCAGCATGTGCAGAGTCCTTCCCCTTGCTCTGGACTGCCTTCACTTTTGCAGCCATAGAGGGCTTCTCACCTGTCTCCCTTGCATCCTCAGGATGAAGGACTGGCAAGACATTGATTTTGACTGCCCGGAAGCCCCAGAATACCCCCATATCTATACTCATGATCCCCAGAATGCATAGGGGTGCATCTTGTCCCTTGGTTTCACCCATGTCCTCCCTCCCTACTCTCCTTCCCAGCCAACCCAAAGGAAAGCAATTTAGCAACACAGCTAAAAAATAAAGGCGTAGAAACTGAATTGATTTGAGGCATTTGTTTCCCTCCTACCAACACTGCACCCTTGAGCAAATGCCCAGCAGCCTCCCTTTCTTCAGCTGCAGAGTCCGGATAATAATTGGGCCTGCTCAAGGAGTTGTTGCACGTGCTACAGAGAAGCATGCATCTTACTGAATGcacaaagcaaattttaaaataaactattaggaatTATTAAGTGTTTTAACAAAGTGTGGGGACCATTACTCTGAAGCAGCTATGGAGTTAGGAAAGCAACGGAACAGAAGACAGAAGAATTGTGCTCGAGTTCTGGCTTTATCCCCCGCCAACTCTATCTCCTTGGCCAAGCCCTGCCACCTccctgactcagtttcctcatctagagAATGGGGAGAACAGTGTCAATTTTCTCCTAGGGTATACACAAACAGTGAATGTGTAAACCATGGAGAACACACACCAAGGCTATTTCTGGCTGTCGGGCTCTGTCTTGTTTCGTTCATGATCGAGTGCCAGGCTGTAAGGACTCTGagagcagggaggctgggaaagccCTCTGTGGCAGGACCCACACCCTGCAGTGGAACTCCAACAAATGCTTTGGGGATTCCTGTCCTCTACTGGAAATGCCTGGGTCCCTCAAGTCAACTCGTGGGAAAGAGAGCTCtaccctggggaggggagaagctcCTGGAAGTTCCCTGTTTCCGTGTCCCTTTATCAGGGTCAAACCAAAGGAGAAGGCTTCATACTCTCCCTGGtggtggtagagggagagagcgcCCACACTGCCCTCTCGAGGAAACTGCCCCCAGAAAAACTCAGGGTGGTTACAGGAAAGGGAGGCTTGAGGGCATTATGGCCATCCTGGTCCCAGCATCTGCCACCTGAAGAACCTCAGGATACAGGGCTCCTTTATCTTCATCAAAGGACAGTTCCATCCAGGTGTTGGCATCTTGCAGGGCTTTCGCACAGCATACTCCATAGATATGAAAAATCTAAAACACTGGCCATAAATTTTACTGACATTCCAGTGTGCAAAGTGTTTTTGTATTCATTATTAGCCTGGATTGCTAGGTAATAAGAGGAATCATCATAGTCATACAAATACTTTCATGAGTGCTGCTTTACTCTTATCCTGTCCActtgcaggtgaggaaacaggcctGGAGAGTATGAATGGCTCTTGACATAAATCTCATAATTAGAGGGACCTGGAACCTGGGTACATGGGTGCATGCAGCCCATCAGGCCCTCCTCCTACACCCCTCTGTGAGGTATTAGGACACATACCACCATGACGTGAAAGGACCCAGGTCCCCTGGCTACCAAGGGGCACACACACTCTGTTCCTTTATCCATCTGAATGAATTAATAGCTCATAAACTATTCTTCTAGAGTTAACTGTTAATGATAATGGACTGACTGCAAAGACAGCCTTCCTGGGAGTCTCAGATTTATCCTTGGGAACATGGACCTGGGAGGACAAGCCAACTTGGCAAGAACTTTGGTCAATAGACGCCACCTTGTGGCCGAGTCACCTCAGTGTTCGTGGGCCGCATGAGCCACCATCTTGGGGCAAGAGTTTGTGACTGAAATAGGGACAGGCTGATGTCCACACTATGATGTCAGGCCTGCTTTGTGTCACACTCACACTGCCTGCCCCTTTCTGTGCCCCAGCCTTGCTGGTTTCTCCTGTTTCCactgcctcctgcctctctctctcctggccaGGGACCTTTACTCCTGTCATTGTTTTCCCCCCAAATCGGGTTAATTGAACTAAAATGTGCTATTGTCTCCGCTCCAATTTACATATAGTTTACTATGTAAACTTGAAGGGAAGTTGGACCCACGAAAGTGGTTTTCAAACAACTTTTCTCTCCTTGTCATCTTCAATTGGTGTATTTCAAAGAAACTTTGTGTGCAAAACACATAAAAAGAGAGATGATCTGGTTGAAGTCTGTTCCTCACTCCCCCTTCTCCCTTTCGCCCAAAAATATGCCCTGTGCAATTCCGGATTCCTTCAGAATACAACTAGAAAGCTGAGACTTCACAGCCCTGGACACGGAAAGACTATGTTGAGGGGAAACTTacagaaaatgtttatatttcccCAAAGCAGACTATTAAAGGAAACAAAGTCATCCTCATTGGCTGTCACTCTGGTAGGACTAATTTCAGAGCAAAAGGCAATTCTTCTCAAGAAAGAATAGATGAGAACCTCAGAAACTGTTTTTACTTCAGACCAAGAGTAACAGAGTTAAGGTTTCATTCCAGTCATTCAGCAAACTTTTTGAAAGTGTGGTAAAGGCAAATCTGGGCTCCAAATCACTCCAAAGCATGCTCATCCCAAAGGAAGCCTCCCCCCAACCTTGGTGAAACCATCACTTGGTTCTCTCTGGGAACCATACCGCGTCCCTGAATGTCCACGTGGACATTGCCCACAtccagagaaactgaggcacaaaccTGCATCTGACTTCGAAGTAGCTTGTCAACTTGAAATAAGTAGGTGTCATTGCTAGCATTGTTGTAGGTTTCCATGAAGAACTGGAGCGTTGAATTCATATTTGCCTTGCTCATGGACTTCTCCTGGAAGCCTTCCCATCTTTGAAAATGACCTAGTCTGGCTGCCAGGACCAGGGCAGCCAACAGCCATAGAGGGTTCCTCCAGCATCCAACTCCCATCTTGCAGCCTCGGAAACCTCCTCCTATCCACTGCACCTGCCAGGGTGGGGTTGGAGTCAGACTGCAACCCACTCACCCTCCCGCAGTGCCCCTTGCCCTGTAGGCTTGCCCAGGTTAAGCAGAGATTGAGACCCTGGCCTCATCCTTTCAAGGCTCTGCCCCCAATCCGACCAAAGGACCCACCCAGGAAATCTCCCTGCATGGGTGCTCAACTCTCTCTCAGGTCTGTACATTTTCCACATATTTATGACACCCACTTCGTTCTTCCATCATGCAGGCAAGTGTAATTTCTAACACCTGCAAGATGGACAagaccctctccctgccttcatAACTATCAGGAAGAAAGCCCCCAGAACAGAGCTTTACAGTGCTATGTGATAAGAAGTATATTGGACAGAGAAATGCCATTGGTGTGAACTGAAGACTTACAAAGCAAGTTATATTTGAACTGGCATATGAGGAACTAGGATATGGAACAGGGTTTGATACATTCTACTTACCTATTGTGGGTTCTACCTGTCTAACCCAGCCATCAACCATTCCCTGTGCCTCCTTCAGAGATGGGTTCTCTTTACTCTCCTGCCTCCTTTATCACCACAGATTCCTGCTGGCTGGATCCCACTGTACCTGCAGGCCCTGGCATACCTCTTGCTATCTTGGTGTGACCCTAGTAGACCTTTGTGAGGTAATATTAGCCTTCCTGTGAGAGGGGAATAAACTTTGATCCTTATTCAGAAATTAACCCTGAAGACCCCTGAGGGTTAGGTGTTGCTTATTTGGGGCAGGAAAAAATTCTCTTCAGCCCTCTTGGGGTCTCCGGTTGGGCCTAAGAATTAaactaataaaagaaaagcattcaGGT is a window from the Meles meles chromosome 16, mMelMel3.1 paternal haplotype, whole genome shotgun sequence genome containing:
- the CSTL1 gene encoding cystatin-like 1; the protein is MVLHVCHFLKTKVQWIGGGFRGCKMGVGCWRNPLWLLAALVLAARLGHFQRWEGFQEKSMSKANMNSTLQFFMETYNNASNDTYLFQVDKLLRSQMQLTTGVEYMISVKISRTKCKRNSTRKSCPIQSKKKLKKSFICDILVYTVPWMNYYQLWNNSCLEA